The Cytophagia bacterium CHB2 genome has a segment encoding these proteins:
- a CDS encoding 4-alpha-glucanotransferase (amylomaltase; acts to release glucose from maltodextrins): MIFSRSSGILLHPTSLPGPSGIGDMGAAAFHFIDVLSDMSQHLWQVLPLGPTGYANSPYQSFSAFAGNPLLISLEKLAEEDFLTAEQLHKMPAFPPERVDYGLVIQHKIPLLKEASAAFQMQASTVERKNFEDFCAANQAWLDDYALFMALKNVQDLRPWTPWPPEL; the protein is encoded by the coding sequence GTGATCTTTTCCCGATCCAGTGGCATATTGCTGCATCCGACTTCTTTGCCTGGCCCCAGCGGCATTGGCGATATGGGCGCAGCCGCTTTTCATTTTATTGATGTCCTGTCTGACATGTCGCAACATCTGTGGCAGGTGTTGCCGCTCGGCCCCACCGGCTATGCCAATTCTCCCTACCAATCGTTTTCCGCATTCGCCGGCAATCCGTTGTTAATCAGTTTGGAAAAATTGGCGGAAGAAGATTTCTTGACGGCCGAGCAGTTGCACAAAATGCCGGCCTTTCCGCCGGAGCGGGTGGACTATGGCCTGGTGATCCAGCACAAGATTCCCCTGCTCAAAGAAGCTTCAGCAGCGTTCCAGATGCAAGCTTCAACAGTGGAAAGAAAAAACTTCGAAGATTTCTGCGCCGCGAATCAAGCCTGGCTCGATGATTATGCCTTGTTCATGGCGCTGAAAAACGTGCAAGACTTGCGGCCGTGGACGCCCTGGCCGCCGGAGCTG